Proteins encoded by one window of Sus scrofa isolate TJ Tabasco breed Duroc chromosome 12, Sscrofa11.1, whole genome shotgun sequence:
- the LOC110256088 gene encoding olfactory receptor 1A1-like, which translates to MGEGNQSSNLDFILLGVSGQKEQENLFFTLLLFIYPITLMGNLLIILAIHCDVRLHNPMYFLLVNLSFVDIFFSSVTIPKALANHLLGTKAISFGGCLTQMCFMLALANTDSYILAAMAYDRAVAITRPLHYTTVMSPRACVLLVVGSWVMGNANAVPHTLLTARLSFCANKEVANFYCDIASLLKLSCSDIHFNVKMMYLGASVFSLPLLCIVISYVRVFSMVLRVPSTKGVRKAFSTCGSHLTVVSLYYGTVMGMYFRPLTSYSLKDAMITVMYTA; encoded by the coding sequence ATGGGAGAAGGCAACCAGTCCTCCAACCTGGATTTCATCCTCCTGGGAGTTAGTGGTCAGAAGGAACAGGAAAACCTCTTCTTCACCCTCCTCCTATTCATTTACCCCATCACACTGatgggaaacctgctcatcatcctggccattCACTGTGACGTTCGCCTTCACAACCCCATGTATTTTCTCCTGGTCAACCTCTCCTTTGTCGACATCTTCTTCTCCTCTGTAACCATCCCAAAGGCTCTCGCCAACCATCTCTTAGGTACCAAAGCCATCTCCTTTGGGGGATGCCTAACACAGATGTGTTTCATGCTGGCCTTGGCAAACACAGATAGCTACATCCTGGCTGCTATGGCATATGATCGTGCCGTGGCCATCACCCGCCCACTTCATTACACAACAGTCATGAGCCCACGGGCTTGTGTCCTCTTAGTTGTTGGGTCTTGGGTGATGGGAAATGCCAATGCTGTCCCCCACACTCTGCTCACGGCTCGTCTGTCCTTCTGTGCAAACAAGGAAGTGGCCAACTTCTACTGCGACATTGCCTCTTTGCTCAAGCTGTCCTGTTCCGACATCCACTTCAATGTGAAGATGATGTACCTAGGGGCTAGTGTTTTCTCCTTGCCATTACTATGCATCGTCATCTCTTACGTTCGGGTCTTTTCCATGGTCTTACGAGTTCCATCCACCAAGGGTGTgcgcaaagccttctccacctgtgggtcCCACCTCACAGTTGTTTCTCTGTATTATGGGACAGTCATGGGCATGTACTTCCGTCCTCTGACGAGTTACAGCCTAAAGGATGCAATGATAACTGTGATGTACACTGCGTGA